The following are from one region of the candidate division TA06 bacterium genome:
- a CDS encoding response regulator encodes MLRILLVEDNPDDIELTMRAFKKSNILNEIIVKRDGQEALDYFFGKDGMAGGQPGLLPALILLDLNLPKIGGLEVLEKLRADDRTKLIPVVILTSSKEQTDMLSGYQLGCNSYIRKPVDFNQFAEAVKQLGLYWLVLNESPNKNQDL; translated from the coding sequence ATGCTGAGGATATTACTGGTCGAAGACAATCCCGACGACATAGAACTGACGATGCGGGCGTTCAAAAAAAGCAACATACTCAACGAGATCATCGTCAAAAGGGACGGGCAGGAAGCGCTGGATTATTTTTTTGGAAAGGACGGCATGGCCGGTGGGCAGCCCGGCCTGTTACCCGCCCTGATCCTGCTGGACCTGAATCTACCCAAGATCGGTGGGCTGGAAGTGCTGGAAAAACTAAGGGCCGATGACAGGACCAAACTGATCCCGGTGGTGATACTGACCTCATCGAAGGAACAGACGGACATGCTGAGCGGCTATCAGCTGGGATGCAACAGCTATATCAGGAAACCGGTGGATTTCAACCAATTCGCTGAGGCGGTGAAGCAGTTGGGGCTGTATTGGCTGGTTTTGAACGAGTCCCCGAACAAGAACCAGGACCTGTGA
- a CDS encoding PAS domain S-box protein: MAKLLRILIIEDSEDDAQLILRQLRQGGYEPEWERVDTPEAMLGALDRKQWDAVISDYIMPHFSGLNALSLLQKQGQDLPFIVVSGKIGEDVAVEAMKAGAHDYLMKNNLHRLPVAVELAMKGAENRRALKKAEDMLKHQEEEYRALFENAGDAIFITDAETAIILDANKMAEKILGLPKQQIIGLNRSALHPQGEDYAGQFSRHVAAGLVTDDESVVINREGRHIPVRISAATLELNGRKVIQGIFRDISARKEAENELKSKNLELIAARNQVDTALQTSEKSRLALLSVLEDQKLAAEKLGQSEERYRTLVEAQRDLIIRWLPDTTLTYANQVYCDLTGKKPEEMLGRSWLLVLPAGDRVKFQEFYQELARNPEINEYEHQATAADGSRQWISWSEVPIFDKSGKLVEFQSVGRNITALKQAEALQRVLYQISDAAIGCRDLHQLYIQIHKTIAKLMPAENLYIALYDEKNGIISFPYYKDQKNDNTAPRRFGKGLTEHIITTQKPLLVNKQIHDQLQKEGKAEFVGQPSKQWLGVPLQAENRTFGTLVVQSYDEKAEYTQNDLELLNFVAGHVAAAILSIKAEQELAGSETRYRTFMDSATDIAFLKDDQLRYLMVNRAQEEFFGKPAGQILGKTDYDLLPNETAQAFRLSDQMALESKQTLLSHEQIGNRIYEARKFPVDLQNGKTGVGAYIRDITEQQRADQAIRESQEKYRDLVENINDVVFAVDLYGKLVYISPSSEPVLGYRPDEIIGRKLIEFVKEDDRTLLARELQKSLENGVADSEYRITTKKGNTRWISSSSRLMQEDGKPVGLNGLLTDITERKLAEEKLIQSEERYRALIETQRDMITRWLPDTSLTYVNQAYCDFMGKKPEEMLGKSWLDLTPEDSRKQFQEFYGELRLHPVNNEYEHRTLAPDGTPRWTAWSEVPIFDKSGRLLEYQSVGRDITGRKLAEEQIKLAAKKWETTFDSIGDGVCLLDRQWRILQCNQAFSKMVGKPYAEVLGCDCHELAHGPEHPRENCLLTKMERSLQRETMELEHEGKTLYLSADPIFDENKNLIGAVHIISDITGRKLMEQELLQAQKMEAVGFLAGGVAHDFNNMLAGIVGNAELLQLKIYGQKELEVYVDNIIKASGHAAGLTKQLLAFARKGQYQQVPVNVHKVIAETLGILSNTIDRRIKIEQHLRANPAVILGDHSQLENAFMNLGINARDAMPQGGKLIYSTDLVNLDKEYILQHNYKIEPGHYVQVSVEDTGSGMTDEVKRHLFEPFFTTKEKGRGTGLGLAGVYGCIKNHGGSVEVYSEPGRGTAVKLYLPLYADLADSGEPDFTRLQELPAAGTGSILIVDDEDMIRTIAAQILKTAGYRVQTCVDGQEAVELYARDHGSIDLVIMDMVMPKLDGREAFAKMQKINPKVKVLLSSGFSEDGDAQAILQDGAQGFIQKPYRSAELLMRVQQAMQPTKNIG; encoded by the coding sequence ATGGCGAAGTTGCTTCGCATCCTGATAATTGAGGATTCCGAGGATGACGCTCAGCTGATATTGCGCCAGCTGCGCCAGGGCGGTTATGAGCCGGAGTGGGAAAGGGTGGACACGCCCGAGGCCATGCTTGGAGCGCTTGACCGGAAGCAATGGGATGCCGTCATCTCCGATTACATCATGCCCCATTTCAGCGGGCTTAACGCCCTGAGCCTTCTGCAAAAGCAGGGGCAGGACCTTCCTTTCATAGTGGTGTCGGGAAAGATCGGGGAGGATGTGGCGGTGGAGGCGATGAAGGCCGGCGCCCACGATTATCTGATGAAAAACAACCTGCACCGACTGCCGGTGGCGGTTGAACTGGCGATGAAGGGGGCGGAGAACCGGCGGGCCCTTAAAAAGGCCGAGGATATGCTGAAGCATCAGGAGGAAGAATACCGCGCTCTGTTTGAAAATGCCGGCGATGCCATATTCATCACTGACGCCGAGACCGCGATCATTTTGGATGCCAACAAAATGGCCGAGAAAATACTGGGCCTGCCAAAGCAGCAGATAATCGGCCTGAACCGGTCCGCCCTCCATCCTCAAGGCGAAGATTATGCCGGGCAGTTCTCCCGTCACGTGGCAGCCGGCCTGGTCACCGACGATGAGTCGGTGGTGATAAACCGCGAGGGGAGGCATATACCTGTCCGCATCAGCGCAGCCACGCTTGAGCTTAATGGCCGAAAGGTCATCCAGGGCATATTCAGGGACATCAGCGCACGGAAGGAAGCCGAGAATGAGTTGAAAAGCAAGAACCTTGAATTAATAGCTGCACGAAACCAAGTGGATACTGCCCTGCAGACCAGCGAAAAGTCCCGGCTGGCGCTGCTCAGCGTGCTGGAGGACCAGAAACTGGCGGCAGAAAAGCTGGGACAAAGCGAGGAGCGCTACCGCACCCTGGTGGAGGCCCAGCGGGACCTGATCATCCGCTGGCTGCCGGACACCACCCTGACCTATGCCAACCAGGTATATTGCGATTTAACCGGAAAGAAACCGGAGGAGATGCTGGGAAGATCCTGGCTGCTGGTGCTGCCGGCGGGGGACCGGGTGAAATTTCAAGAATTCTACCAGGAGCTGGCCCGGAACCCGGAGATCAACGAATATGAACATCAGGCAACGGCGGCGGACGGCTCCCGGCAATGGATATCCTGGAGTGAAGTGCCGATCTTTGACAAATCTGGCAAGCTCGTGGAATTCCAATCGGTGGGGCGCAATATCACCGCGCTTAAGCAGGCCGAGGCCCTGCAACGGGTCTTATACCAGATATCTGACGCAGCCATCGGCTGCAGAGATCTGCATCAGCTCTACATCCAGATACACAAGACCATCGCCAAACTGATGCCGGCCGAGAACCTGTACATTGCCCTTTACGACGAAAAAAACGGCATAATAAGTTTTCCGTATTATAAAGATCAGAAGAACGATAACACCGCACCGCGCAGGTTCGGCAAGGGCCTTACCGAGCACATCATAACCACCCAAAAACCGCTGTTGGTGAACAAACAAATCCACGACCAACTGCAAAAGGAGGGAAAGGCCGAGTTCGTGGGGCAGCCTTCCAAGCAATGGTTGGGAGTGCCCCTGCAAGCCGAAAACAGGACATTCGGAACACTGGTGGTCCAAAGTTACGATGAAAAAGCGGAGTACACCCAAAATGATCTGGAGCTATTGAACTTTGTGGCCGGGCACGTGGCGGCGGCCATCCTCAGCATAAAGGCGGAGCAGGAGTTGGCCGGCAGCGAGACACGTTACCGTACCTTCATGGACTCGGCCACCGATATCGCTTTTTTAAAGGACGATCAGCTTCGTTATCTGATGGTCAACCGGGCCCAGGAGGAATTCTTTGGCAAGCCGGCCGGTCAGATCCTGGGAAAGACCGACTACGACCTGCTGCCGAATGAGACCGCCCAGGCCTTCCGGCTTTCGGACCAGATGGCGCTGGAAAGCAAGCAGACCCTGCTCAGCCACGAACAGATTGGCAATCGCATTTACGAAGCCCGCAAATTCCCGGTGGATCTCCAGAACGGCAAGACCGGGGTGGGGGCCTACATCCGGGATATCACCGAGCAACAGAGGGCAGACCAGGCCATCCGGGAAAGCCAGGAAAAATACCGCGACCTGGTGGAGAACATCAATGATGTGGTGTTTGCGGTGGATCTTTACGGAAAACTGGTTTACATCAGCCCTTCCAGCGAACCTGTCCTGGGGTACCGGCCCGATGAGATCATTGGGCGGAAACTCATAGAATTTGTGAAGGAAGACGACCGGACACTGCTGGCCCGGGAACTTCAAAAGAGCCTGGAAAACGGAGTAGCCGACAGCGAATACCGGATCACCACCAAAAAAGGAAACACCAGGTGGATATCTTCCTCCAGCCGGCTGATGCAGGAAGACGGGAAGCCAGTGGGGTTGAACGGTCTGCTGACGGATATCACCGAGCGCAAGCTGGCCGAGGAAAAACTTATACAAAGCGAAGAACGCTACCGCGCCTTGATAGAAACACAGCGGGATATGATCACCCGCTGGCTGCCGGATACCAGCCTGACCTATGTCAACCAGGCTTATTGTGATTTTATGGGCAAAAAACCGGAGGAAATGCTTGGGAAATCCTGGCTGGACCTTACTCCGGAGGACAGCCGGAAGCAATTCCAGGAATTTTACGGCGAATTGAGGCTGCATCCGGTTAATAATGAATATGAGCATAGGACCTTGGCGCCGGACGGTACGCCAAGATGGACGGCATGGAGCGAAGTGCCAATTTTTGATAAATCAGGCCGCCTCCTGGAATATCAATCTGTGGGGCGCGATATCACCGGACGCAAGCTGGCCGAGGAGCAGATCAAACTGGCGGCCAAGAAATGGGAGACCACTTTCGACTCCATCGGCGACGGGGTCTGCCTGCTGGACCGGCAGTGGAGGATACTGCAGTGCAACCAGGCCTTCAGCAAAATGGTGGGCAAGCCTTATGCCGAGGTACTGGGCTGTGACTGCCACGAACTGGCCCACGGCCCAGAGCATCCCCGGGAGAATTGCCTGCTGACCAAAATGGAAAGGTCCCTGCAACGGGAAACCATGGAACTGGAGCACGAAGGAAAAACACTCTACCTTTCGGCTGACCCAATATTTGACGAAAATAAAAACCTGATCGGCGCGGTGCACATCATCTCCGACATCACCGGCCGCAAGCTGATGGAGCAGGAACTGCTGCAGGCCCAGAAGATGGAGGCGGTGGGCTTTCTGGCCGGTGGGGTGGCCCACGACTTCAACAACATGCTGGCCGGCATAGTGGGCAATGCCGAACTGCTGCAGCTTAAGATCTACGGACAGAAGGAGCTGGAGGTCTACGTGGATAACATCATCAAGGCCTCGGGGCACGCTGCCGGACTGACCAAACAGCTATTGGCCTTTGCCCGCAAGGGGCAGTACCAGCAGGTACCGGTCAATGTTCACAAGGTCATTGCCGAAACCCTGGGAATATTAAGCAACACCATAGACCGGAGGATAAAGATAGAACAGCACCTGCGGGCCAACCCGGCGGTGATCCTGGGGGACCACAGCCAGCTGGAGAACGCATTCATGAACCTGGGGATCAACGCCCGGGATGCCATGCCCCAGGGCGGCAAATTGATATACTCCACCGACCTGGTGAACCTGGACAAAGAATACATCCTGCAGCACAACTACAAGATAGAACCCGGGCACTATGTGCAGGTATCGGTGGAGGATACCGGCAGCGGCATGACCGACGAGGTCAAACGCCATTTGTTTGAGCCGTTCTTTACCACCAAGGAAAAGGGCCGGGGCACCGGGCTGGGCCTGGCCGGGGTCTACGGATGCATCAAAAATCACGGGGGCTCGGTAGAAGTATACTCGGAACCGGGTCGGGGCACGGCTGTCAAACTTTACCTTCCGCTGTATGCTGACCTGGCCGATTCCGGGGAGCCGGACTTTACCCGGCTTCAGGAATTGCCGGCGGCCGGTACGGGCAGCATCCTGATAGTGGATGACGAGGACATGATCCGGACCATCGCCGCCCAGATACTGAAGACCGCCGGCTACCGGGTGCAGACCTGCGTCGACGGCCAGGAGGCGGTGGAGCTGTACGCCAGGGATCACGGCAGCATAGACCTGGTGATCATGGACATGGTGATGCCCAAGCTGGACGGGCGCGAGGCGTTTGCCAAGATGCAGAAGATCAATCCCAAGGTTAAAGTGCTGTTGTCTTCGGGCTTTTCCGAGGACGGAGACGCCCAGGCTATCCTGCAGGACGGGGCGCAGGGGTTCATCCAAAAACCTTACCGCAGCGCGGAACTGCTGATGAGGGTGCAGCAGGCGATGCAGCCAACAAAGAACATTGGGTGA
- the tnpA gene encoding IS200/IS605 family transposase encodes MANTYTQIYIHAVFAVRLRQNLILPVHSEEIRKYMTGVVTNLGSKLIAINNMPDHFHLLIGMQPDISLSELIGKVKSGSSGFINQQVLTPGRFEWQKGFGAFSYARSQLDTVIRYIDRQQEHHRRKTFMEEYLTLLAEYGIDYDQRYILKEPE; translated from the coding sequence ATGGCCAACACCTACACCCAAATCTACATCCACGCGGTTTTCGCCGTCCGCTTAAGGCAGAACCTGATCCTGCCGGTCCACAGCGAGGAGATCCGGAAATACATGACCGGGGTGGTCACCAATCTGGGTTCAAAACTCATCGCCATCAACAACATGCCCGACCACTTTCACCTGCTGATCGGGATGCAGCCCGACATATCTCTCTCCGAACTGATCGGCAAGGTAAAATCCGGGTCTTCGGGGTTCATCAACCAGCAGGTGCTGACGCCCGGACGGTTTGAATGGCAGAAGGGTTTTGGGGCGTTCTCCTATGCCCGTTCGCAGTTGGACACGGTCATCAGGTACATTGACCGGCAGCAGGAGCATCATCGCAGGAAAACATTCATGGAAGAATATCTGACTTTGCTGGCCGAGTACGGGATAGATTATGATCAAAGGTATATTTTGAAAGAACCGGAATAA
- a CDS encoding hybrid sensor histidine kinase/response regulator, whose protein sequence is MGNGGKWLFITAVTLKDHQGKIIGALETLEDITERRNSEEALRKSEEEVRRINESLELRVQERTRELEAATKELEAFSYSVSHDLRAPLRTIDGFGQALLEDCAEKLDAQGKDHLRRIRAATQRMGGLIDDMLKLSRITRAEMNIENVSLTRIARSVIAELQNGQPGRSAKVIIAEGLEDRADPRLIRIALENLLGNAWKFTGKQPEASIEFGCTAEGGSRTYFIRDNGAGFDMAYVSKLFTPFQRLHSMDEFPGTGIGLGTVQRIIQRHGGKLRAEGQAGKGATFYFTLNG, encoded by the coding sequence CTGGGCAATGGCGGCAAATGGCTGTTCATCACGGCAGTGACCCTTAAGGACCATCAGGGGAAAATCATCGGTGCTTTGGAAACGCTGGAAGACATCACCGAACGCAGGAACTCTGAGGAGGCGCTGCGAAAAAGCGAAGAAGAGGTCCGGCGGATCAACGAATCCCTGGAACTGCGGGTGCAGGAGCGCACCAGGGAACTGGAGGCGGCCACCAAGGAACTGGAGGCTTTTTCCTATTCGGTCTCCCACGACCTGCGGGCGCCGCTCCGGACCATAGACGGATTCGGGCAAGCCCTGCTGGAAGACTGCGCTGAAAAGCTTGACGCCCAGGGCAAGGATCATTTAAGAAGGATCCGGGCGGCCACCCAGCGCATGGGCGGACTGATAGACGACATGCTGAAGCTTTCCCGGATCACCCGGGCCGAGATGAACATCGAAAATGTCAGCCTGACCCGGATCGCCCGGTCGGTCATTGCCGAACTTCAGAACGGCCAACCCGGGCGATCTGCCAAGGTCATAATAGCTGAGGGGCTGGAGGACCGGGCCGATCCCCGGCTGATCCGCATAGCCCTGGAAAACCTGCTGGGCAACGCCTGGAAGTTCACGGGAAAACAGCCGGAAGCGTCGATCGAGTTCGGCTGCACGGCGGAGGGAGGCAGCAGGACATATTTCATCCGCGACAACGGGGCCGGGTTTGATATGGCCTATGTCAGCAAGCTGTTCACCCCTTTTCAGCGTCTGCACTCAATGGATGAATTCCCGGGCACCGGGATCGGGCTGGGCACGGTGCAGCGGATAATACAGAGGCACGGAGGCAAATTAAGGGCGGAGGGGCAAGCGGGCAAAGGAGCCACGTTCTATTTCACCCTGAACGGATAA